A stretch of the Planctomycetota bacterium genome encodes the following:
- a CDS encoding ABC transporter substrate-binding protein has protein sequence MRVASLLPSATEILCLVGGASLLVGRSHECDHPAGLDHLSVLTSARTALGVKPGAAREVDRLVRQDRDAEDSLYVLDTETLEALRPDIILTQDLCDVCAIHLPAVEAAARAIAASTGRTPAVVTLRPETPEDVYDDCLRIGEVIGRTADATRAVAALRERFFAAADIVATFGPAPVVGFLEWTDPLFIAGHWNVQLIERAGGRHPLNETVAKHQAGAAIGPMQSERVAGRSIAVPPEVFAATAPEALVIAPCGLDLAQTRRVAAELAENAWFVDLPAVRTGRVALVNGNQMFNRPGPRLVDAFEWLVAWLHDRPDRMPAGFPWEPMDLR, from the coding sequence ATGCGTGTCGCCAGCCTGCTCCCATCGGCCACCGAGATCCTCTGCCTGGTTGGCGGGGCGTCGCTGCTCGTCGGCCGCAGCCACGAGTGCGATCATCCCGCCGGCCTCGACCACCTGTCCGTGCTGACGTCGGCCCGCACCGCGCTGGGGGTGAAGCCCGGCGCAGCCCGCGAGGTCGACCGCCTCGTGCGCCAGGATCGAGATGCCGAGGACTCCCTCTACGTCCTGGACACCGAGACGCTCGAGGCGCTGCGGCCCGACATCATTCTGACGCAGGATCTCTGCGATGTGTGCGCCATCCATCTGCCGGCGGTCGAGGCCGCCGCCCGCGCGATCGCGGCGTCCACTGGCCGCACGCCTGCCGTCGTCACGCTCCGCCCCGAGACGCCCGAGGACGTCTACGACGATTGCCTGCGGATCGGCGAGGTGATCGGACGCACCGCCGACGCGACGCGCGCCGTCGCGGCGCTGCGGGAGCGCTTCTTCGCCGCCGCCGACATCGTGGCGACCTTCGGCCCCGCGCCCGTCGTCGGCTTTCTGGAGTGGACCGACCCGCTCTTCATCGCCGGCCACTGGAACGTGCAACTCATCGAGCGCGCCGGCGGGCGGCACCCGCTCAACGAGACCGTGGCGAAGCACCAGGCCGGCGCCGCCATCGGCCCCATGCAGAGCGAGCGGGTCGCCGGCCGATCGATCGCGGTGCCGCCCGAGGTGTTCGCGGCCACGGCGCCCGAGGCGCTGGTGATCGCGCCGTGCGGGCTGGATCTGGCGCAGACCCGCCGCGTCGCCGCCGAGCTCGCCGAGAACGCCTGGTTTGTCGATCTACCCGCCGTGCGTACGGGCCGCGTCGCGCTGGTCAACGGCAACCAGATGTTCAATCGCCCGGGACCACGGCTCGTCGACGCCTTCGAGTGGCTCGTGGCCTGGCTGCACGACCGCCCGGACCGCATGCCCGCCGGCTTCCCCTGGGAGCCGATGGACCTCCGCTAG
- a CDS encoding secretin N-terminal domain-containing protein — protein MAATHADTTNEPRTRRASTAARRLLRAAGLSVGVASMSLAQDGTQQQQQQGRPQGEQAQRQQQRVTPPAADDVITISPFAEPVELRILLDIAVRELGVQIAVDTSLTGTVVITQELRIPRNEFLGVINSFLEQNNFALVPGALEDFYEVRPTGNMPVTTGDSLPTTLIIRTPNSKPSIMQQAISAQVAATSGQIRLSALDELGVLIVTATPGKVVEVRRLVESILSERSEQGLIPFDLRFVSAPAARERVLQFAGVESQQFAVPATPTRGQGRDDGQGPSIVSALSNLGERLIVAPTGNRLIFRGTPDEAVRVAELLELVDQRDTLEPRRYFTGTVTRDIGRFAELRGLGTVIEVTTADAAGGLGGVAAPRQIPVRGVGVVGGDAGQQAGGSLIAVDEAQQSIVYYGTAEQQDLFAEFVERFRPGDDQIIIRPYRLSWADAESVADLLTELVEGTRRAVDSPFQQGSERVGALPLQPPPGQVQQGQTPLGDATGDVQSEEAFVTFDEGTNQVFVRAPQRLQPQFERIIQTIDRRRPQVFIDAKIVAVTWSDDMRLAFETQLINAGGSGGVLQQNFGLTEASGDATETNVVTDALLGLTAAVVQTDFVPIIINALQNQVNGRILASPQLLVDDNTEASIASIEEQPFTTATQGSETTEVSFGGFEEAGTTLTVTPQINANGFVTLSYDVELSDFIGAGSDGIPPPRTQNNVTSESVTIPSDSTIVVGGITVDDVADTIISVPLLGDIPLIGLLFRDTNLSDSKTTVYVFITPTVLYNPTISDYELLTEGPREVAGLGDDLPPLETSMVRVLLPLDIDDPLRREFEEPIEIEGPTPLGDGR, from the coding sequence ATGGCCGCAACGCACGCCGACACCACGAACGAGCCCCGTACACGCCGGGCGTCGACGGCCGCCCGGAGGCTGCTGCGAGCCGCCGGCCTGTCGGTTGGCGTCGCTTCGATGTCGCTCGCGCAGGATGGCACCCAGCAGCAGCAACAGCAGGGCCGGCCCCAGGGCGAGCAGGCCCAGCGGCAGCAGCAGCGCGTCACGCCGCCGGCCGCGGACGACGTCATCACCATCAGCCCCTTCGCCGAGCCCGTGGAACTCCGCATCTTGCTGGACATCGCCGTCCGCGAGCTGGGCGTGCAGATCGCCGTCGACACCTCCCTGACCGGCACGGTCGTCATCACCCAGGAGCTGCGCATCCCGAGGAACGAATTCCTCGGCGTGATCAACTCGTTCCTGGAGCAGAACAACTTTGCGCTGGTGCCGGGCGCGCTCGAGGACTTCTACGAGGTTCGGCCAACCGGCAACATGCCCGTTACGACGGGCGACTCGCTGCCGACGACGCTGATCATCCGCACGCCCAACAGCAAGCCGAGCATCATGCAGCAGGCCATCTCCGCGCAGGTGGCGGCGACGAGCGGGCAGATCCGGCTGTCGGCGCTCGACGAGCTCGGCGTGCTGATCGTGACCGCGACGCCGGGCAAGGTCGTCGAGGTGCGGCGGCTGGTCGAGTCGATCCTCTCCGAGCGGAGCGAGCAGGGGCTGATTCCCTTCGACCTCCGCTTCGTGTCGGCCCCGGCGGCGCGGGAGCGGGTGCTCCAGTTCGCGGGCGTCGAGTCCCAGCAATTCGCGGTGCCCGCAACGCCCACGCGGGGGCAGGGCCGCGACGACGGCCAGGGACCCTCGATCGTGTCGGCCCTGAGCAACCTGGGCGAACGGCTGATCGTGGCGCCGACGGGCAACCGGCTGATCTTCCGCGGCACGCCCGACGAAGCCGTCCGCGTGGCCGAGCTGCTCGAGCTGGTCGACCAGCGGGACACGCTCGAGCCCCGGCGGTACTTCACGGGCACAGTGACGCGCGACATCGGCCGCTTCGCGGAGCTGCGGGGGCTCGGCACCGTCATCGAGGTGACCACGGCCGACGCCGCCGGCGGTCTTGGCGGGGTGGCCGCGCCGCGGCAGATCCCGGTGCGGGGCGTCGGCGTGGTTGGCGGCGATGCGGGCCAGCAGGCCGGCGGGTCGCTGATCGCCGTCGACGAGGCCCAGCAGTCCATCGTGTACTACGGCACGGCCGAGCAGCAGGACCTGTTCGCCGAGTTCGTCGAGCGCTTCCGCCCGGGCGACGACCAGATCATCATCCGTCCGTACCGGCTGTCCTGGGCGGACGCGGAATCGGTGGCCGATCTGCTGACCGAGCTCGTCGAGGGGACCCGCCGCGCGGTGGATAGCCCGTTCCAGCAGGGCTCGGAGCGCGTCGGCGCGCTGCCGCTGCAGCCCCCGCCGGGCCAGGTCCAGCAGGGCCAGACGCCTCTTGGCGATGCGACGGGCGATGTCCAAAGCGAGGAGGCGTTCGTCACCTTCGACGAGGGCACCAACCAGGTGTTCGTGCGGGCGCCGCAGCGGCTGCAGCCGCAGTTCGAGCGGATCATCCAGACCATCGACCGCCGGCGGCCGCAGGTGTTCATCGACGCGAAGATCGTGGCGGTGACGTGGTCCGACGACATGCGGCTGGCCTTCGAGACGCAGTTGATCAACGCCGGCGGCTCGGGCGGCGTGCTGCAGCAGAACTTCGGACTAACCGAGGCATCCGGCGACGCCACGGAGACCAACGTGGTGACCGACGCGCTGCTGGGCCTGACGGCCGCCGTCGTCCAGACCGACTTCGTCCCCATCATCATCAACGCGCTGCAGAACCAGGTGAACGGGCGGATCCTGGCGTCGCCGCAGTTGTTGGTGGACGACAACACCGAGGCGTCGATCGCCTCGATCGAAGAGCAGCCCTTCACGACCGCCACGCAGGGCAGCGAGACGACCGAGGTCTCCTTCGGCGGCTTCGAGGAGGCGGGCACCACGCTGACGGTAACGCCGCAGATCAACGCCAACGGCTTCGTCACGCTGTCCTACGACGTGGAGTTGTCGGACTTCATCGGGGCCGGCTCGGACGGCATCCCGCCGCCCAGGACGCAGAACAACGTCACCTCGGAGTCGGTCACGATCCCGAGCGATTCGACGATCGTCGTCGGCGGCATCACCGTGGACGACGTCGCGGACACGATCATCAGCGTGCCGCTGCTGGGCGACATCCCGCTCATCGGGCTGCTCTTCCGCGACACCAACCTCAGCGACAGCAAGACCACGGTCTACGTGTTCATCACGCCCACGGTGCTCTACAACCCGACGATCTCGGACTACGAACTGCTGACCGAGGGACCGCGGGAAGTCGCCGGCCTGGGCGACGACCTGCCGCCGCTGGAGACCTCGATGGTCCGCGTGCTGCTGCCGCTGGACATCGACGATCCGCTGCGCAGAGAGTTCGAGGAGCCCATCGAGATCGAGGGCCCCACGCCGCTGGGCGACGGGCGGTAG
- a CDS encoding GspE/PulE family protein — MGKLALRGRGNGTNGDAGASGAPSGENLPGVARALRVPRLTAEALRAFRQMPGSDTEPWDLLISAMATDEQTSLKLLAERTGLPFVAEPRLSESAMRFYEVVPPPVARERHVGGVKSDGRVMTVATAQPMQPAFFAELEDHLNMPVRLVLTPRAVVQSLVNRGYEQRQDLVSEIIEEMPLDEGAIASAAGSIGSSNDLLALARQGPVIRLVNMILFEALRRRASDVHIHPEETRLTIRLRVDGMLVDAFSPPLSLAAAISSRLKVMTELDIANRHSPQDGQTTVRVGSHKVDIRLSVIPTVHGERIVMRLLDQGQTRLSLDTLGMTPEMQQELQETVDRPNGMLLVTGPTGSGKTTTLYSALAMVDRDSRNVMTIEDPVEYRLEGISQMQVNVKRGVTFATGLRSLLRQDPDVILVGEIRDHETAELAVQASLTGHLVLATLHTNDAPSAIPRLLDIGVEPFLVTSSLLGVMAQRLVRKLATKEEKAETGERYRGRMGVYELMRMNDELRTLTAQRADGVLLMEAAKRAGFKPMIEDARVKAQKRLTDEDEIRRVLA, encoded by the coding sequence ATGGGCAAGCTCGCGCTGCGGGGCAGGGGCAACGGAACGAACGGCGACGCCGGCGCCAGCGGCGCTCCGTCGGGCGAGAACCTGCCGGGGGTCGCAAGGGCGCTGCGCGTCCCGCGGCTGACGGCCGAGGCGCTGCGGGCCTTCCGCCAGATGCCCGGCTCGGACACCGAGCCCTGGGACCTGCTGATCTCGGCCATGGCGACCGACGAGCAGACGTCGCTCAAGCTGCTAGCGGAGCGCACCGGGCTGCCCTTCGTCGCCGAGCCGCGCCTGAGCGAGTCGGCGATGCGGTTCTACGAGGTCGTGCCGCCGCCGGTGGCCCGCGAGCGGCACGTGGGCGGCGTGAAGAGCGACGGGCGGGTGATGACCGTCGCGACGGCGCAGCCCATGCAGCCGGCCTTCTTCGCCGAACTCGAGGACCACCTGAACATGCCGGTGCGGCTGGTGCTCACGCCCCGCGCGGTCGTCCAGAGCCTCGTGAACCGCGGCTACGAGCAGCGACAGGACCTCGTCTCGGAGATCATCGAGGAGATGCCCCTCGACGAGGGGGCCATCGCCAGCGCCGCGGGCTCGATCGGCTCGTCCAACGACCTGCTCGCGCTCGCGCGGCAGGGACCGGTCATCCGCCTGGTCAACATGATCCTCTTCGAGGCCCTGCGGCGGCGGGCCAGCGACGTGCACATCCACCCCGAGGAGACGCGGCTGACCATCCGCCTCCGCGTGGATGGCATGCTCGTGGACGCCTTCAGCCCCCCGCTGTCGCTGGCGGCGGCGATCTCCAGCCGCCTCAAGGTCATGACCGAGCTGGACATCGCCAACCGGCATTCGCCGCAGGACGGCCAGACGACCGTCCGCGTCGGCAGCCACAAGGTCGACATCCGCCTGAGCGTCATCCCGACGGTGCACGGCGAGCGGATCGTGATGCGCCTGCTCGACCAGGGGCAGACGCGGCTGAGCCTCGACACCCTCGGCATGACGCCCGAGATGCAGCAGGAGCTGCAAGAGACCGTCGATCGGCCCAACGGCATGCTGCTGGTCACGGGGCCCACGGGTTCGGGCAAGACGACGACGCTCTACTCGGCGCTCGCGATGGTCGACCGAGACAGCCGCAACGTGATGACCATCGAGGATCCGGTGGAGTACCGCCTCGAGGGCATCAGCCAGATGCAGGTCAACGTCAAGCGGGGCGTGACCTTCGCCACGGGCCTACGCAGCCTGCTGCGGCAGGACCCCGACGTCATCCTGGTCGGCGAGATCCGCGACCACGAAACGGCCGAGCTCGCCGTGCAGGCGTCGCTGACGGGCCACCTCGTGCTCGCGACGCTGCACACCAACGACGCGCCGAGCGCCATCCCTCGCCTGCTGGACATCGGCGTGGAGCCGTTCCTGGTCACCAGCTCGCTGCTGGGCGTGATGGCGCAGCGGCTCGTCCGCAAGCTGGCCACGAAGGAAGAGAAGGCCGAGACCGGCGAGCGCTACCGCGGGCGGATGGGCGTGTACGAGCTGATGCGCATGAACGACGAGCTGCGGACGCTGACCGCGCAGCGGGCCGATGGCGTGCTGCTGATGGAGGCCGCCAAGCGGGCGGGCTTCAAGCCGATGATCGAGGATGCCCGCGTCAAGGCCCAGAAGCGGCTGACCGACGAGGACGAGATCCGCCGCGTCCTTGCCTAG